A window of the Hordeum vulgare subsp. vulgare chromosome 5H, MorexV3_pseudomolecules_assembly, whole genome shotgun sequence genome harbors these coding sequences:
- the LOC123452694 gene encoding protein LIFEGUARD 2-like, producing the protein MGKHDHHHYDVEACYPSGPDGYMIESPELRWAFIRKVYVIVSLQMLVTVAVAAAMNLTDSVRTFFLSRTPAALGAFIVILISPLLVMLPMVYFRKKHPVNLVFLGIFTVCISLSIGLGCLTKRGPIIFEAAGMTLVVVVSLTAYTFWAAKRGHDFEFLGPFLFAACVILLLYAIVIVLFPMGKTTVLVYGCIAALIFSAFIIYDTDNLIKRYTYDEYVAASITLYLDIINLFRAILIALEAAD; encoded by the exons ATGGGCAAGCACGATCACCACCACTACGACGTGGAGGCGTGCTACCCGTCGGGGCCCGACGGGTACATGATCGAGAGCCCGGAGCTGCGCTGGGCCTTCATCCGCAAGGTGTACGTGATCGTCTCCCTCCAGATGCTCGTCACCgtggccgtcgccgccgccatgaaCCTAACCGACTCCGTCCGGACCTTCTTCCTCTCCCGCACCCCCGCCGCCCTCGGCGCcttcatcgtcatcctcatctcCCCCCTGCTCG TGATGCTGCCGATGGTCTACTTCCGGAAGAAGCACCCGGTGAACCTGGTGTTCCTGGGCATCTTCACCGTGTGCATCAGCCTGTCGATAGGGCTGGGGTGCCTCACCAAGCGCGGGCCCATCATCTTCGAGGCGGCCGGCATGACGCTCGTCGTCGTGGTCTCGCTCACCGCCTACACCTTCTGGGCGGCCAAGCGCGGACACGACTTCGAGTTCCTCGGCCCCTTCCTCTTCGCCGCGtgcgtcatcctcctcctctacGCCATCGTCATTGTGCTCTTCCCCATGGGCAAGACGACGGTGCTCGTCTATGGCTGCATCGCCGCGCTcatcttctccgccttcatcaTCTACGAcaccgacaacctcatcaagcgcTACACCTACGACGAGTATGTCGCCGCCTCCATTACCCTCTACCTCGACATCATCAACCTCTTCAGGGCCATCCTAATCGCCCTCGAGGCCGCCGACTGA